The Alosa sapidissima isolate fAloSap1 chromosome 17, fAloSap1.pri, whole genome shotgun sequence DNA segment GACACCACGCGGACAACAGCCCAGAGCTTCAAGTATTAAAATAGTGAACTGAGTATGTGCATATTCCACATGGTTGGCTTTTAGTGTGAAAAGGGGAAAGGTGAGGCAGGTCTTACCTGATTCAAGACCTGCGTCAGGTCCTCAGTCCCAACTTTGACACTTCCTGAGCCGCCTGTCTGGAAGCGGATGTCTTTATGATCTCCAGTGGAGAATATGAGATGGCCACTTTCTGACACCATACGCGGCCTACAGGACATGAAACCATTACAGAACACATTCCacacaacataaacatacatgaaAGTAATAAAAACAGATTAAATCAAGACACAGGTCAAACAAGAGTTCACATGAAATATCTGATGTCCTGAGTGTTAATCAATCATTGCAGCTATCATGACTTACTATGCTTGCGAATGATGAAAACATAATGGGATTACAATACAGTATGATGCTATGCTATACCACTGGTATACCACAGTTATACCATTATAAATGCAGTTTGCCCCTTGCATGCAGTAAAACACTTGTGCAAGTTATGGGTTTATGGCTAAGGCATGATACCAATGTGATGATGCTGGTTCTGATGCCGGCCCTCTCTATTTCCAccacatacaaaaaataaaataaaatcagcaACAATCATTTCAAATTTTGGTTTTgcaaattattattttcttcAATCACAAATTAATGAGAAAATAATGAATTCCAATGGTACAAAGTTCACCAGGTACTTCTAAAATGGTTCACCAAACAACTAAATCAGCATTCTTCCATAGTGGTATAGATTTTAACAGTATCAGTTACTTACACATCCTGTTATTTAACTTAACTGGCTAAAAAAGAAGCTATAATTTTTCGTGGAATATGGCATGCCCCAATTTCAACATTGCTCTGCCAATTTATCCAATTTGAATAAGAACAATAAACACTCTGATAATAGAAACACAAACCTAATAGCACCTAATAACACATGCTCTAAATCTCTAAAATTATATTAGAAAACTAAATTGATCATTTCCATCTCctcattgattgattgattgattgatgagTACTGGCAAACTGGTCACTTCACTCTGTTTCCAAACCTATTAAAAGAAACTGGAAGCGTAATGCTGCCAACTCACTGGTCACTGCTGATGTCCCTCTTGCTGCGGCTCCTCGTCTGTTCCCCCTGCTCACACTGGAGTCCAGTGAGGAAGAGCAGGGCGAAAAGAAGCCATGCTAGCCGGTGTGTCTGAGCCATGCTGACAGAGCTGGTCCCAGGACGCTCATCAGACACTTCTGCACACTGGTCCCCAAACCACGATCTAATGCCCCTCACGCTGCACAATGCCCTTTGCCCCCTCAAACACCCTTCTACCTGTCACAAACATCCCATAATAGTGAAATGGGAGGAGGCCCTTAGATTTGCAGAGCTGCTATTTTACTTTATTGGGTTACTGTCTGCAGTCCATCACATGATTTTAGAGATGAGTAACCAGCATGAAGGCCCGAGGCCTGTACCAGAGGGTGACACTGACACTAACTGGGAGAAGTTACTTACACATTTGTTTTCTGTTGTTGCTTGGTACTCTTCTCTTTCCATGTATAAAAATGAACTGATCACAATTGTAAAACATTTCATTAAAAACGTTTTAATTAAATAGTTCATTCATATTCGTCAGACCAGCCATATCTGTACAGTATACAAAAGGTGCAATATATTGTAATAGACTCTGGACATACATTAGAaaagaaatggaaaataaaatgtCCTTTATGCTTTCCAACCACTGCCATAAAAAGAGTGTCCAAATCCATGATATTGTTGTTACTTCTACTGATCCCACAAGCTCAGTTCTGGTCAAGACAGCATCACTTTGATGAGTTGGGCCACCACATGGACATTCAGACTGTTCCCCAGCACCCGGTAACACTGTTTCACCGAGACATCCTCTGGAAAAGCTGacaaaacacaatcacacacacacactataatgcAAAACCTGTTATCAAACAAGTAAACTGGGTTTGTGCTGTCTGATCTATAAAGACGATTTATTGATGGTCATCATCTGAAGGATGTGGTCAGAAATCATTTCAGGAActaagatggatggagagaaagaggagagacgTGGATGCAGATGGGCAGCTCCCTCATAGATAATCAATGCAGCGGTCCTCAATGCACTGCTCAGATTCctcttccccttcctcctctgtaGAAGTATCTACACACAAGAGCTTTTTGAACCCCTCCCCAGAGACTACAACCTGGCCTGGCTAAGAAAGAAGTCAATATCCCCATTCACCACACCAGAGACGATGCGTTTTCCTGCGGTAACTCCAGATCCACTTCAACAATTAAATGTCTTTTCCTCACAATCCCTTCAATTCAACTGGGCCTAATTGTGGCCCAAAATAATATTATCCCATATTTGGATTGCTGGGTTTGTGGCGTCACAAAAGAAGAATTAGCAGGTTTGGGAGGAAAGTCTCTGCTACTATACCACATTATCAGACAGTCACACAGTCCACCCCCTAAGGGTATTTAAAGGCTAATGCACTGATTACCCAGTGAGAAAGGGGTCTCGGGAGGATAAAATGAGTCTGAATGTGGTATTTAATTCACCACTACATTTTAATGTCCATCAAAGCACCTTGAGTGGATGGAAATAGAGACGCCAGCCCTGTACCAAACTCCGAccatggtaaacaaaatcaggTATTGTAGGCAGTAAATGGTACCAagccaaaccagattttgtccACATCTAAATTTTTCtcgctactgaaaaatgtaaggttcatcaaatattattttggagtataaaaaaaatattttttttttctaattttccgACAGAAGGGGCGGTACTTCTACGATAGGTGTATAAGGATCTGTTTTCACCCATCATCTGACCTGCTATGCCTCTCTTGCAAATTCCGCAGAGGTCATATTACACCTGGTTACTCTTTAACTCACACAAAGTGAGAAAACTAGAAAAAGGCATCAACACTGGCAACGCTACTCCACTATAACAACTAGTTGTCCTAACTCTTCAAACAACCGTATTAAAGCTAAAACATAGCCAGAACAGATGTGAAAGGGTCAGGCTACTGTGTGTGCACTCCATGCATGAGATGACCAGAATCAGTGAAGGCCAAACACCTCAGACCAACGAATTGACGAATTGACTTTGAAAAGGCAGTTGATTCAGTTGTGCTTTCCCAATATCTAAGGTTTCATTTTGTTCATGGGCTTTCATCTCTGCACTAggattctctctgtgtgtgtgtgtgtgtgtgtgtgtgtgtgtgtgtgtgtgtgtgtgtggtgagactCACTGAAGTAAGCGGGAAAGCCCATGAGATTAGCAATCTCTCTGGGAGTGAAATAGCGCAGCTTCAGTCTCTTCAGCCGCCTCAGCTTCTCCTCCTCTGGCTGCAGCTCCAGTGAGCGGAAAGCCTCCTCCATATCCTCCTCCACACAGGAATGCAGCACTGAGCCAGTGCCCTCAACATAGTGGCCATACCTGTGAGAGCCAAGAAAATCATATTGGCTAGAAATCCTCTGATTGGTTGGCCGTCTAATGCGAATATATAACCTTTTCACCGGTTACCAAGGAGATATTCAGATATTTGCACAAAATTGAGAAGATGAAATGTAATTGCTTCGCCCCTTTTCACCTTGAGGTTCACATGAAAATCCATGACTTTATGAAAATCAATAAGAAGACCTGTGAGGCTCTAGGAAAGCTAGCATGGAAGGATCTGATTGTATTCACAATGGTCATTGAGGACACCTTCCTGATACCCTTCAACTTCAACAAGTAAAGCCTGTGTTTCCATCAGAGTCATAAGAATCATATATAGTGCATAATCCCAATCAAAAAGGCTATATAGGGTAACCGTACCCTTTTGTGAAGCACACAGATCGTCTACATGTAGGCCGCACAATGTCCATGAGCAAGGCATAGCGCAGAAGGGTTTTAGGGGGGAGCAGATACTGCTCCATGTCTCCTCCATCTTCTTCCTGGACCTCCAGGAACTCCTGTATCCTCCTGACTGACTCATCGCTGTTCTGACCCATCTTCCTATGGGCGTCCTGGGCTGTCTCCAGCTTGTACAAGATGGTCCCATCCTCTCCATTTGTACTGTCTAGACACTCAGAGGGACAATCTGGCACCATGGTGGTCTCTGAAGAAGCATCATTACCAGAAGACGATGGAAAACTTTCCAAAATCTGCATGGGAAAACATGTCACTTTACTGAATGACCAAATGCTTAAGTCATACTAAGcatattttttattatgatcacaaAATTGATCTATAAATGCTGAAATATGTGAAATATTTGTCAATTATTATTCAAACATCATGATAGAAGACAATTTAACAGTACCTCTGAGCTTATCTGGAATGTGAAGGAATCTGGAGGTGCTTTTGCTATCAGGAAATAGCGCAGTCTTGAGTTTGGTATTCCAAGCTGTGAACCAGTCAAACATCAGCACTTGATGTACAGCCAAGtgacctcaaacacacacaattaatgtAATGAAACAACTTTAGATAAGTTTTATTAAcaaagtatgaaaaaaagatTCCTTAAgttatatttttgggctttttagcCAGAGATGAGGTGTGGGTTCCGGAAATGACCTCAGGCCAGACTCAACCCTTGGTCCCCTTAGACCCGAATAGAAAAATGTGATTCTGTTAATTACCCTGATATATCACATGACTTGAAAAGAAATAGAACTGTGCTGCTTACACAAGTGGGTGTGAGCAGCAACTCCTGGAAGTTGTAGCCACAATCCCTGAGTGTCTTCAGCAGAGCATCTCTAAGAACAAGTTCACGAGGCAAATGATGAATTGAGCAATAAAACCAAAGTCACCAAAAACACCATCTTAGTATGGGACATCAGAGACCAAAGAAAACGACTTCACTGACATTTTTATTAAATGTCTACCAAATGTGTAAATGAAGGGAAAGGGTACAGTATGCATTCTAATCAGCCTAACTGTTCCATAAAGGCTAACTGTAATAAAAGTTCCAAACGAATCTAATTCTAATGGTGAAATTGCACTTTTAATGAGTTGATTCAATTTAAGATGTCCGGGAACAACCACATTTATTTACACAagtgcacaatgacaaaagaATCTAAGAAGAGAACATCCTGTCCTAGGACCCCACTGGCTGACATCTGAGTTTCCATGGTAACCACATTCTCTCACCCTCCCCTTTCCCCTGCCTAAgtaaaggaaggaaggaaacacCCCAGTCTCCCGTGGTTACCTTGCACTGGATGTCTCAAAGCCTTTCACGTTCTCCAGCAGAATGAAGCGTGGCAGTTTACTTAGCCTGTAAAGAGGCAGCCTGGTCAATTTTCCCCACCATTCTTTCAAGGTCAGATACATTCCTTTTAgttttaagtaaaaaaaaaaaagatatgtgcACAGTCATATAGATATATTCAAAAGACCCTATTTCCAATAAAGTTCGGATGCTGTGTAAACTGTAAAGCTATCATTTGTAGATCATACAAACCCTATATTCAATTGAAAAAAGACTACATATCAATTGTTGACATACATAAACTGTTGCTTTTCTGAAAAACGTAtgctcattttgaatttgatgtcaGCAACAAAAAATTttgaattcttgaatttcccctggggatcaataaagtatctatctatctatctatctatctatctatctatctatctatctatctatctatctatctatctatctgctgtCATATTCTTGCCCAGTATAGGATTTCAGCAGCTCAACAGTTTTGGGTCTTTGTAatcgtttttctttttctttccttgATGCACACAGTGTAACAGGTCTCGACTGCAGGCAGGTCATTTTAGTAAATGTACTCTTCTACTATGAAGGCATACTGTTGTAATATGTGCAAAATAcagtttgccattgttttcctgtaATACTCAAGGTTTTCCTGTAATACTCATTCAGCATTAATTGTGCTTTTCAAAATGTGCAAACTGCCCAtgccatagatagatagatagatagatagatagatagatagatagatagatagatagatagatagatagatgctggCTTTTGAACTGTGTACATATAGCCAAACAAGGCCAGGATAACACAGacatagtcaaatttgtcagtTTAAACATCTGATGTccatgtcctttttgcaactaaatatagGTTTACAAGATTTGcggattatcacattctgttttcatttacattttacacagcatTCAATTTTTTTCCCAATATGGGATTGTAAATGTGGTGATCATACCATCTCATACCATGCTGATGAGAAATAGCTAGGAGAGGAGCTACATATAAGCTTTATCTTTAGACTAGGTGGAAGTAAATACGAGAGGAGAGATTGATCTGGCTGACCTTGGCAGGAGGTCAAGGATGTACAGGAAGCTTTTAGCCCTTGGGTCAGATACATCACCTTGCAGTCCAATACTGtggaataaataaattaataaacacAATCTAGTTTCTTTATCTTTTAGACCTGTTATGCTGAAGCATATGATTGATTACAGATTTGGGCTAGAAACCTTTCAGCCTTATCTTATAGCGCTTAGACCATAAATTATATAACCAGTTATTACAAAAGCACTTGCATCACATATATGATATACATGTATCTACCTCTCTGTCACATAACCTACCGTGTGAAGGGTTGACATGGGGGActcatcaaaatcatgtcaaatCCCAATTTGTCAAACTCGTTTATAGTGATTCCCTATGAACAACAACAGGAGACATGTCAGGCCTTCCACTGCCAGATCACCTTATTGATGATTAGCCTGTCTGCCAATTCTAGTCTAGGTGTACAATGTATTATACAAGTTGGGTGATAATGTCTACTGTGTTCAGTGGCCTACATATCTGTAAAAGAATCCTGAGAAGGACCTTGTACAACTGTCACCTTAATGAACTCTGCAATTACGAGACTGTCATGAGATGCAGTCAAGTAGTTCAGTAAAAACAGTTAGCAAGCAAAGTCCATGAGACCTATGAATCACTTTCTACTATTTAAATGGATGGTATTTTCTCCTTCCCTCAATTTACAATACAATTACATATAGAGCTATAGAGCTACATGTGAGCAACGTTCTTCCTCTCTGTGtggaaaaagagagtgtgtgtgtgtgtgtgagagagagagagagagagagagagagagagagagagagagagagagagtgtgtgtaagaagcTTTTGGTGGTGTAATTATCCTTCAGCTGACCATGCAACAACAAGGAACCTTTACCCAACACTAAACATCCAAAGTTATTCTTTTACTCAAAACATCCAATTACAGTGTGTGTCATGGGATGTATTGGGATAGGTAAAACaggaaaagtttatgttttgcAATATACCAGCAGTAGATCATCTTGTtaaacatacacccacacagagaATTATATTTTTAAGGTCATATCACATCCACATCATATCTGACTAAGTCTTTCTAGGTAACATAATCCCATATTTAGCTAGACAGAGACATTTTCTCAGAGATATTTTTACAACTCACTGTTTTATTATTCTTTACATGACCACTCTAACTTCCATAAGGAGTCCAGGATCAGAGAGGTCAAAATGAGGCCTAATACTCATTTTAGTACTGATGGAAACTGATGACTGACTCACCTCGATGGTCTTGGGCAATAAAGTGGTGTTGGGGAAattgtgtttgtaaatgtgATTGGCTGTTGTATTGACGTCCACAGCAGCCACCACTTCAGCCATCACTCCACTCTCTGAAAAGTTTGAGCAAACCAGAATAACCATAAGTGGAAGGGTCACTCAGTACTTTGAACATTTGATCAACACATTACATAAATGTATATAATGCATACATCTACCCAATGTAAAGTTAATTCATATTCCCAAGAGATCTAAAAGTATACTATCTGATGTGCCATATTGGGTGGAAGTAAGATGACAAATGTTGCTGTGGATTTTGTCCATAAGCAAGTACTAAAACGAGCAAATGATTTCCATAAAATGCCAATGTCCTCTCGCTGAGTAACTTGCATTCTTCCTTAAAGGAAACAGTGACACCTGTTGTAACTCTACCCCAGGTGTGAAGTGACAGGTCAATATAGCCTAAAGTTACACAGTATGCTTTGCCTGCTTACGCAGCTGACTTTACTGAGACACTTTCCGACGACATTCCCATCGCGTGACATTGCACCAAACATGCATCGCTTTTCGATTCTACTCTCAACACAGAGCCCTATTCCAATGTGGCCATGACCCACACGTAAAAGCTAATCATCAAGTCTTGTCAGGTTTgttagttagctagttagctggctggctggctcgcTGGTTAGACTCGAAGTTCATGCTCAGATACGGCTTCTCCGCGTTTCTAACTTAAAGCTGTTGTATGTTTGATAGTGGTAAAAGAAACCTGCCTTTCAATGCGTAGTGCATTCCACCTATCCCACTGTATAATTCTAATACACGCAAACCATCCATTTCACAATCCAAACAGTCTGAAGCGCTAGGGTCCTCCTCCTACAGCTCAAACTAGCCTACTTGTAAACAGTCACACGTGGGTACGCTTCAAGCTATACTTCCGTCTGGATACAAGAGCCACATGAAAGGTTCCGGATTGAATTACGCACCGCCAAATGCTTGCCCGTTAATTTGTTAGATACTTATTATAATATAAGGCTATGTCAAtctttattattaatattaagtgaTAGGCCTAGAATGTATTAGTCTGATGATTTTTCAGGTTGAGGCTTTGCATAAGTCTTGTTTTGTGAGACGTCTGTCCTTCTAGGCTAATTTGGATGTGCCCCAAGCAAGTTTCCACAGTCATAAGTCTCCTCTCGAAGCAGGAAATGTAGActggtgtttttttgtgtttttttcgtTTACCTTAATTAGATCATGCGAAAATCAGATTTCACACAGGAAACAAGCAATGCAATTTAATGTGCTCAGAAAACTAAACAAGATATAGGCCTTAGTTAGATCGCAAATCTGCTACACCACATTGTCATTTAATGACTTGAATGCCTATGCAAAATGTCAAATGCAAATGTCAACAACGAATGCGCAGTGAAAAATCAaatactttttatttattaaagaTAGACTCCACCTGCCTTTGTCCCAATATGGGATCGAGAGTTTCATGCCCCACCCAAGCCTTCGTATCAGCTGTGGTTAACTTACGTAAATGCAGTTGGCCATTTGTTGTGTGGAGCTTAACCACAGGCTGCTGGTTCTGTCAGTCACTCTCTCTGCACCGTTATGTTATTTGCATAGGGAGGGGAGTATAAATCCGCTCTCACACTCAGCATCAGTGTTGCTGGGGCAGTAGTTGATTTGTGCGCACGGAAAGCTGGTAGGAGGGAAGTATACGCGATAAAAAAGAGAAGTAACTCAAGCACTGAAGGATTACAAAATGTCAAGATCCACGGTCCAGTCCTCTTACAATAGGATGTTCGGTAGGACCGAGCAGCGGCCCTCCATGACTCGTTCTACTTACTCAAGTCGCCAGTACTCCAGTCCAGTACGCTCTTCCCGGACATCCTACAGCGTGTCGTCCGCTCCCCCTAGCATCTTTGCCAGCAAGACCAGCAGGCTCCGCAGCAGTGCCATGATCAAACTCAGCAGCGATAATGTGGACTTTGCTCTCTCCGATGCCATCACAGCGGACTTCAAAGCGAACCGGACTAATGAAAAGGCAGAGATGCAGCACCTCAACGACAGGTTTGCCAGCTACATCGATAAAGTTCGGTTCTTGGAGCAGCAGAACAAAATTCTCATCGCAGAGTTGGATCAGCTTAGGGGCAAAGGTATGTCCCGCGTCGGGGACCTGtatgaggaggagatgagggagCTGCGCCGTCAGGTGGACCAGCTTACCAACGAGAAATCCAGAGTCGAGTTGGACCGGGACAACTTGGGAGATGACATCCAGAAGCTTCGTGAGAAGTATGCATGGTTCTATCTATAGACCTAATATTTTAACACAACTATAGGAAGCGTGAAAGTATGCGCACTGGAAAGTACATTTTGTCCTGTCGACAAAAGACTGTAGTGTAGTAACCTAATGTAATCTATTGGATGTCGTTGGTTATGTTCATCAAAATAATCGCTGCCTATGATGTAGTCCAGTATTCTGTATCTCAAAGGTATATGAAAGAAGAAAGCAggctattttgttttaaatCACATACTGGAGCCTGGTATTTGAAAGAAGAAAGCAggctattttgttttaaatCACATACTGGAGCCTGGCTTGGTTTTGCTACCTGGTTCAAGTTCTGCTCTGATAGAGAAATTAGGATTGTGTGAATTAGCATTGAATGAAACCTTTACATTTTACCCCTAGTGCCCGAAGCTTTTACATTTATTGTATTTCGTTTCCATGAACTTCCTATAGAAACGTGGGTTATTTGTGTAGGTCCCTACCATAGGAATATAGGCTAGTCTGTTAAACACATGCAGAAGTGGGTGTGGCTCATACAACAAACAGTTCTAACACTGTCAGATGTCATTTGCAGGCTGCAGGATGAGATGCTTCAGAGAGAAGATGCTGAAAACAACCTCCAAGGCTTCAGACAGgtgtgttacagtatgtgttcacTCCAAAGCATGGTGGGGGGGGATGTAAAATTATCTAGTTAGGTTGACAGCAAGGCACACCTTTGAATAGTTGCTGTTATTCTGCTGGCTTGAAGTCAGCTTAGTTCAAATTCCATCCATCTCAGTCACCGCTGTCAAGCCAGGCAGACACTGTGGCCCAATTTGAGCCCAGATCAGTCAGTTAATTACATTAAGTCATTCCCATAACTTTTGATTTAATTGGCTGAATTCCTATAACAACATTATTTTCCCTCAATGCATTTTTTGAGAAAGCacagaatgaatgaaaatgtaaaaaccaAACCAAAGTTTAAGGGTACTGCTTGCCATATTTTTAAGTGTACTGAGCGTTGATGTAGATCCTGAAAGAATGTACAAAGTGCAAACATCTGTTGGAAGCTGTTCAACTGAGGACGACGCCCAGCACCTAGGAAACTGGCAGGATCTGGTCAGGCTGCCACCCAGTGTTGGTTTGGCCAGCGCCATTTAAAAGGGCTGCTTTGTGGCAGCAGGAAAGCGGCTTCTCCGTCGGCATTGTTTCAGAGCTGATGAGGAGAGGGGGGTTGTGGGAAGATGACAAGGCAAGctgttgttctgtgtgtgtgtgtgtgtgtgtgtgtgtgtgtgtgttgtgtgtgtgtgtgtgcgtgtgtgtctaggGGTGGAGAGGTTGGGACTGAAGAGCAGAAACAGTGAACTAAAGGCCTCAACCATTGTCTGTCAAGAGGGCCTACTGTGTAGGGCAAGCTGCTGACTTTGTGAGGAGATGTACTGGCTTCTAGTTAACTAGGACTCCACATCAGCAAATAGCcaagtttttattttgtttctacATACCAGTCACACTTAGCAGATTGTCATCCCCAGATCTGTGCTGTACTGTTGTACAAATGTGGCGCTTCCTGTGGCTGTGACTTCCTGTGAATAATAACAGAAAGTCACAGAGATGGTGCTTAAACCTACCCTTATCTTGGCCATTCTTCTGtgaaatggggaaaaaatgcCCCATCCCTTTTGGTTTTCTCTACATGCAACATTACATATTACCTATCAATTTTTTTACGACCAACAGAGTTATTCAATTCAGGGTGGTACTGTAGTGGTTGATAACTTTAACTCTGGATGAAAGACTGTAAAGTTCAGCCTTAACCCTGGGTTTTGGACTATCTGTCTCACTTGTATATTCTGTTTGTGTTAcacttgtctctgtgtgtgtggtgtgcgtgtgtgtgtgtgtgtttggttgcagGATGTGGATAATGCGGCCCTGGCCCGTCTTGACCTGGAGAGGAAGGTGGAGTCCCTGCAAGAGGAGATCATCTTCCTGAAGAAGCTTCATGATGAGGTGAGGAAGGACACAGAGCCGGCAGGCAGCCTCCCCCTGCGCCGCTCCAACCACCTGACCCAAAcaccctgtctctgtctctcctggaGCAGGCTGCCTTAGGTCAGCCAATGGCTGACAATCTCACCGGGAGTTGAGAGCATAATGAGATTGGCGGGTAGAGTGGGTGGGGCACCGCCATGGTGATTATACGCTCAACGGAAGCGGCAGTATTATGTCAGAGGGATAAGGAAGGAAAGCAGCTGTCTTCCCGAGAGGAGACTGTTCATGTTTAAACATCCTACCCAGGAAATGCACGGGATAGAAGAccaattaatttaatttaatgggctaaaaagcCATTGGACATTATGAGGACAGTCAGTCACCAAGTTACATTGTTTTGTCTTACAGTATCACTGTTGTTTGTAAATCCACAAGATAAAACCTTACTGAAAATCAAATCTCTGTAGAAAAACGTAGGACAAAATCAGGAAACATTTTCTTGAATATGCATGAGTGAACCAGGCATGTGACCTCTCATTCCCTGTCATAATACCCCACATACCCACAACCCAGACCATGTCTTAAtaatccatctctttctctctgtctctgcaggAGATGTGTGACCTTCAGGCTCAAATCCAGCAGCAGCATGTTCAGATTGATATGGATGTGGCCAAACCCGACCTGACCGCTGCGCTGCGGGACGTCAGACTGCAGTACGAGTCACTGGCTACCAAGAACCTCCAGGAGTCCGAGGACTGGTACAAATCCAAAGTGAGTGTGTCAGCATACACATGTGTAAGACCGTGGGGATGATCTGTCTCTCTAGAGGCAGTATGGATACATTCAAGTGGCCTTCTCTAGAGGATGTGTCCTTAAGTGCGGAGCAGATGGTGTGCTTGGGCCACCATCAGGCCCTGAAGGACATCTGGACACTCTGTGAGAACAAAAGACGTTTCCAACCCCCATCCCCCGTCTCAGATCACAATGAGAGGTGAAAGTGTGACCTGGGAAGAGTCTGCTGCCGTGATCTTTTGTCTGCGAGGTGGTTCCAAGGAAT contains these protein-coding regions:
- the trdmt1 gene encoding tRNA (cytosine(38)-C(5))-methyltransferase isoform X1, translated to MDGLRVLELYSGIGGMHYALKESGVMAEVVAAVDVNTTANHIYKHNFPNTTLLPKTIEGITINEFDKLGFDMILMSPPCQPFTRIGLQGDVSDPRAKSFLYILDLLPRLSKLPRFILLENVKGFETSSARDALLKTLRDCGYNFQELLLTPTCLGIPNSRLRYFLIAKAPPDSFTFQISSEILESFPSSSGNDASSETTMVPDCPSECLDSTNGEDGTILYKLETAQDAHRKMGQNSDESVRRIQEFLEVQEEDGGDMEQYLLPPKTLLRYALLMDIVRPTCRRSVCFTKGYGHYVEGTGSVLHSCVEEDMEEAFRSLELQPEEEKLRRLKRLKLRYFTPREIANLMGFPAYFTFPEDVSVKQCYRVLGNSLNVHVVAQLIKVMLS
- the trdmt1 gene encoding tRNA (cytosine(38)-C(5))-methyltransferase isoform X2 yields the protein MAEVVAAVDVNTTANHIYKHNFPNTTLLPKTIEGITINEFDKLGFDMILMSPPCQPFTRIGLQGDVSDPRAKSFLYILDLLPRLSKLPRFILLENVKGFETSSARDALLKTLRDCGYNFQELLLTPTCLGIPNSRLRYFLIAKAPPDSFTFQISSEILESFPSSSGNDASSETTMVPDCPSECLDSTNGEDGTILYKLETAQDAHRKMGQNSDESVRRIQEFLEVQEEDGGDMEQYLLPPKTLLRYALLMDIVRPTCRRSVCFTKGYGHYVEGTGSVLHSCVEEDMEEAFRSLELQPEEEKLRRLKRLKLRYFTPREIANLMGFPAYFTFPEDVSVKQCYRVLGNSLNVHVVAQLIKVMLS
- the vim gene encoding vimentin encodes the protein MSRSTVQSSYNRMFGRTEQRPSMTRSTYSSRQYSSPVRSSRTSYSVSSAPPSIFASKTSRLRSSAMIKLSSDNVDFALSDAITADFKANRTNEKAEMQHLNDRFASYIDKVRFLEQQNKILIAELDQLRGKGMSRVGDLYEEEMRELRRQVDQLTNEKSRVELDRDNLGDDIQKLREKLQDEMLQREDAENNLQGFRQDVDNAALARLDLERKVESLQEEIIFLKKLHDEEMCDLQAQIQQQHVQIDMDVAKPDLTAALRDVRLQYESLATKNLQESEDWYKSKFADLSEAAARNTDAIRQAKQEANDYRRQVQALTCEVDALKGTNESLERQMRETEDCFSNEAAGYQDNIVRLEEDIRNMKDEMARHLREYQDLLNVKMALDIEIATYRKLLEGEESRITTPLPNFSSFNLRESMMEVHGRPMMDTMHKKVLIKTIETRDGEVINESTQNHDDLE